GTATCTCCTGTACTCGAGTACTACTGTTTTCCCTCAATCTTATCGGTCTCATGCGAAACCCCTTTTGCCCGCTTTTCGGTCAGTCATTTTTATTCATTCTCTCATTCCTATGACACAGCCTTTTGTCCCGCTGTGCGCACTCTCCTTGTGTAAATCAGATGTTATGAGTAGTCCAGTCGGATGCAGGCCTTGTTGCTTGGATCGGGCCGCATGGCCGATGAGACGGTCACTATCACTGTGTGCGTGCGATGGGACCACCGACTAGTCCTTGCCCGATGCCCCGGAAGAGAGGACCGTGACGGTCATCTGCGAGAGAACGACCTGCGGAGACCAAGAACCATGTCcgaaagaaaaaaaaaagtTGACTGGACCGAAAGGAGGTTACCGATTGGGATCGACAGACGTCGATTTGGCACGGAAAGGGTAAAATTAATTCCCCTACTATTGACCCCTCGGCTTCTGAACGGGAAGGACTACTGCTGACTACCTGTGAATCAAAAGGCGATCGAACGATACCCTGCTTTTTGGATTTCGGTCTGCGAACCCGTTTGTAGAAAATCTCCCTTTGTCTGATAAAGTGAACCCCTTGATCGATCCTCCGCTGCTCGGAAGCTGTCCAACTCGGTCTGGCATATCGGGTACTCAATTTGGTCGTTCCGAGAGGATCAGAGCAGAACCCGCGTTCCGTGATCGGGTCCGGATAGGCGCTCGAGGGGACGCTGACGCGACTTGTATCAGTTTGCAGTGTCAGGAAACGAACAGTCGGCCGACGACAGATGTCGCCGGGTAGTTCACGATTGACGTGGAGGGTCTCCACGTCAGCTAATGAGACGCTACCGCTAAACCTCGTCCGAGGTATACGTGGACGTCTGAGACAGGTTCTAGCGCCGCGCTCAACAGCTATCTTGACAACTACCTCTGCCTATCAGATTACCCATGCATCTATGTATCGTTCCGAAATGACGGACGAGAAATCACGACGCGTCTCTGCAGATACTCAATGGCGCCATCTCCACTTGGCTTGGGTTTCTATTTCAGCAGGTCATCGACGAAAGCTGAAAAGGTATCGCACACTTTGTCGGGAGGATGATCCGATTTTTCGGCGTCGGGTCGATACTTGCCTGTCCGAACTATTACCGTGACCATTTGCAATCTATCAGCCAAATCGTTTCTCCCGGAGTGTATGCGGCGGCCGGTCACGCGCCAAGTTGTGCGTTTGAATGAAGACCCATTGTCCactggaggaagaacaacaTACCTAAGATTCGCTTGAGACCCAGTTCTCTTGCACCTTCGCCTAGATCATTGTTCACATCATCGCCGATGACTGCCACCTCATCTGGTCGAATGCCCTCTCTGTCCGCTTCCAGTCTCTTCAGAGCAAGTTGGAAGAATCCCTTTGTGGGTTTACCGACGATCTCAGCCTTCATACTTGTTGCCTCTTCCAATGCACGGACAAATGGACCTATCCCCAACGAAAGGCCCGCTGGCAGATCGGACGATGCGGGAGATTGCATATACATCGCCGCGTGAGGTGCGATCAATGCAGGTGTGGATATGGTTGTGTGGTCCGGTAGGGTTGCTGCTGAGGACGGTGAGATGGGTTCGCCTTTGAGCACTCGGAAAGCTTTGTTGAGACCTTGGTAGGATAATGATTCTTCGTGTAATCCCAATATGACGGAGTCATATCCTTTCTCGTCAGATGACGACGGCAGAGAAGCGAACTCCTCTTTCGCAGATGGCGACATGAGCAAAAGTGGCCGTCTATATTCAATCCTTTGATGAGCTGAAAAGGCCCTATGTCTCGAGGACAAGGCGACGTGAAGCCCTAAAGGACTCACTTCAACCCTCTGTCCTCGACAAGTTGTCGACATGCTCCGAGACTCGTCATCAGATCTTCTTGTTCAGCTCTGAAGCCCATATCCCGGAGCTTCTTCAACAGGCTCGCGGAAGACTCTTTCGTGGAATTCGAGCTATGTATCCCTGTCAGCCCTGCTGTTCAGTATGGATAGACCTGCCGCCGAAGCCAATGACTTACCAGAATATGAAAGGTATGCGAGCAGCTCGGAGTCTGTCGATGGCTGTCACTGCATTGGGAGTAGAATCATGGCCGATGTGAAGAGTACCGTTGAGGTCGATAAGAAGGGCTTTGAGCTTGAGAGGGCTACGTGATGACCTGAGATGTCAGCTAGACCAACGGAGTAGAGACTTTCGAATGTACCGACTTTGGCATGATCCTGTGTATGCAACCTGGTCAATGTTGGTCGGGGCTATCTGTCTATTCAGTCTGGCTTTCTGCTTCATCGTAAAAAGTTAGCAAGAGTAACTTGCATCGTGCGTTGCACGGTGATTAACATGTTTGTCCAAAACATTGGAGCCCCGGATTGTCGATGATCCACTTTCTGCTTAGGCTTCTTCTGATCAAAATGATCGTCGACAAGCGTATGTCTGATCGCTTCGATTATTGGGTTCGCTTTCGGGATCTTACCTGGATGCGAGGCTGGAGCTTCTCCCGCACCATCCCGACTCCCAAGACTCTTACCCTCTCGGCTACTCCCCCACCTTGCAATGTCCGTCGCTATCGTCCAGGGATCTTCGTCCGGTCTAGGTCTAGCTTTGACTCGGCATATCCTCCGGAATACGAATCTCACCGTATATGCACTCACTCATCAATCTTCCTCTACCAATGTCAGGGATCGCATCACCTCCAATCTGGATAAGGGTAAAGAGAGGTTGACGGTTCTATCAGAAATCGatgtgagagaagaaaggggGCTGGAAAAGGCTGCAGAGACAGTCAGACATagggagggaaagggtTGTGTTCGACTTGTAGCGTGTCTAGCAGGTGTGGTGAGTTTGGGATAGACACGAGACCAATCATAACACTATCGATCGAGCAATCAGTCTGATCATGTGCAATGCACGCTCAGCTTCATCCGGAAAAGTCACTGGGAGTCATCGATCTCCAAGCTGCTCTATCCACATTCCAGATCAATACCCTCGGCCACCTTCTCACCTACAGACACTTTGTCCCCTTGATACCGAACAAACGCGAGTTCAGAAGTCTCACCACGTCATGGCACGAAACTGAAGATCCTGCTCGAGGacttgtgagtggtggGAACAGCTTGTGTTTCTCGCTTAGTGCCAGAGTCGGCAGCATAAGTGATAAtgaacgaggaggatggtaTTCGTATCGGGCGTGAGTGCTCGTCCGTCGTTTGCTCTGCTGCTTGACTGAGCTGAGAGTCGTGACACTTTCTTGGATGCGATTTCAGCTCCAAGGCAGCTCTCAATCAGGTGATACGATGTCTAGATCACGCAGTGAGTACCGTCGACCAAGACGTCCAAACGATAAAATGTATCGTCATTGACTTGAGCGATAGCTGGTGAACAAGTCGTCATCGGCAATAGCCGTGGGCTATCATCCAGGAACGGTCCTCACTTCTTTCACATCGCCTATAATAGGGAAAGATGCGAAACCAGATCTCGAGCACGGTCGATTGACGGTAGACCAAGCCATACAGCATATGACGGATGTGATGGGCAAGGTGAATAGgacggaagaggacaaATGGGGTGGAAGATGCTGGGATTGGAGAGGGTCTCGGGTGGAATGGTAGTCTGCCATAGCGAGATCTCAGTCTCAGTCTCAAGGCGGGTATTCCCTATTGAGCATATTACCTTTCATAATTGCCATATCGCCATGTATCAGCGCAGCTGACACCTTGTGCACACAAAGAGAAAGGCAAACTGCCTTGATCTGGTCTAACACGGGCTCATTGATCTATCCCTTGATGCCACCGAACGTCCTTTGATCCTCCTAACGGTCCTTTGAGCATTGTGTCACCGTTGTCGTAGCACTGATTTTGCATCGATTTCAGGCGACATCCACCCGCTCAGTCACCTCGGTATGACTGTCATGCTCCTGTCTTCAACCACTAGTAATCGTGGAGTTAGATATCAGCCAGCCAGCAAACTCGTGTCAGAGTAGGGGGTACTATACTTACCTTACTCGCGAACAGACATGTCCCCGATAGACTTGGGTAATATCGGGGGTGCCATCAATGGAGCCATCACAACAGCTGTAGACGGCGCGGAAGGAGCCGCGTCCACCGCTATTCAAGGTGCTGCAGGGGCTGCCACGACAGCTGTGAAAGGTGCAGAGGGAGTAGCCAGTACTGTCCAAGGAGCTATCGCTACCGCTTCGGTGGGTTCCAGTGCCGACGACTCTTGATATGACCAAGGATCGTTGCTGACCTTGCCTGTCTGATGAAAATAGAGTGCTGTAGGAGGCGGTATTGTGAGTGTGTTTTGAAAAGTCCACAACCGAGATTTGTGTTCGTTCGTTGATCAATTTACTGCCTTCAGAGTGACATAAATAACGCAAAGGGGATGTTGAAGTGGTTTGTTGCCGTTCAAAACGTGAGTGTGCGATCGCGATGTCGCTGGACTGCAGTAGTCGCTGACATCGAGGATCGTATATCTCTCAGTGGATAACCAAAGTAAGTTGCCAATCCTCAGCTTAGCTCGTATGGCAGCTTATAACGGTGACTGGTTGGAACTAGATCGAAGGGTACTGGAACCATTACATGAACTTGATCATCTTCAGTGAGTCCGCACAGACATCCGACGTTCTTTCTGGGTGATCGTCCCTGCACCTGTCTGACGGAAGCCGTCCTTCAGTCGTATGCCTGATCATCGCCATCTACGTGATCTGTATCCTCTACTGCTGTTATCATTTCGTGCACGATTTCTGccgttgttgttgctgttaCATCAAGTGTACATATCACGTGGAACGATTCTGTTATCGGCATTGCAAGTCATGTATCAACACAGAACGTCACAAgcgtcatcttcgacaatCAAACGCCCAGCAGGACGACCAGAATGACCGAGGGTCGCAAGggggaggtgatggagagggataTAGACATGGATGTAGTCGATTTTGTCTCGGTTGCGTACCTGACAAAACGcgtctcgatctcgaaaGACAACATGGCGATCTGTCAAAGGGATGGTTTGACCCCACCTACGCCGTAAGAGCTTGTGGGAGGTATGAGCTCCCAAACGATCCTTTGCAGAGGAGTAAGTGGCATTGGTGGGGACACGAAGATACCCTGATACATCGATGGGTGGAGAATACCCTCGAGTGTTTTGGGACGACcgtggacaaggagaagaggctGTTGAAGGAACTGAGAAGTaagcagaagagagaacAGTATTGGACCGACTTGGTGGACAGGACGGAAGATCTGGGTAAAAGGGTAGGAGGTGGAAATGACgattggagagggagggtACATGAACAGTGGGCAAGAGGCGTGGGGCTGGCGAGTCAGTTGGAGAGACGAATGAcgggggaagagaagaagctgctGAGGAGAGCTGAACAGCAGTTGGGTTGGACGAGGCGAGGCAGAGCTAAAGGAGACGGCATGGAGGTGAACGAGCAGTCGAgcaggaagggagaaaaAGAAGAGTCTGCGTAGATATGTATCCTGCGATACATTCAGGAAGGGTAAGCCTCCGCTGAGCACGATCGAATGATGTCCATCAGTCTGTGGCTCGGCGTACTGTAGTTAGGCCATTTACTCTCAGTTGAAGACCTTGAAACATCTCTCAATACATATGTCGCACCATATTGCCATGCTCTCTTTTGGTTGCCTCATGCATGGACAACCGACTCCATAACGATATTTGTATATATCAGTATTCACGATGCCACACCTCACCCGCATGACGTGGCATTTCTTTTAACCATTCCAGCCCTTATCAAATATCCAGATTTCTTCGTGACCTGCATCCACTTTTGacgtccacctcttccaacttTGTTTTCCTACCAAAAACAAATCTTCACCTGTACACAATCACCTACCAAACATCGCATCATGGCAAGAGCACGAAGAAAGAACAGAACGCATCTCAAAGGGCCTGCCAAGGGTGAGACCGAGGTGAGCGCTGTGCATGAGCTCGATACTgcaatcatcatcgaatACTGAATTGCCCGGTGCTGGTCGTAGGAGAACGTACCGAAATCGTTCGTCATCAAAGTGAGCTTTAGCAGCCTATTTGATCCTTACGTCGAGGGCTGAGCTGACAAATGGGAGAATAGTCTGGCGTCGTGACAAAATCCATAGCGCAGCTTGTAAGGGATACGCGAAAGCTCATGGAACCAAATACTGCTACCCGTTTACGAGTGCGTCTGATTTCTTTCCACTTCCTCACTAGTCATTAGCGAGCAGAGATCCTGTGGTTGACCCAATGGCCCGCATAGGAACGACCAAATGCCCGATTAAGAGACTACCTCACCATCGCCCCTACCCTGCACGTCACCCACCTTATGGCTTTCACTCTGACCGACGCTGCCAACGTCCACCTTCGAGTCGCTAGATTGCCCCAAGGCCCAACATTGACCTTCAGAGTGCAAAGATACAGTCTGATGAAGTATGTGCCGCCCTCCCGCTTGCTGCGTGGTCAATGACAAGCATTTCAGCTGATGTATGATTTGTCATCGCAGAGACCTTGTCCAGTCGTCACTGAGAAATGTAGGCAAATCACCTGGAGGAGAGTACCGTAATCCCCCATTGGTGAGCTGTCGTACAAGTAGTTCCTgctcagctgacatcgtcatccagctcgtccTTAGTAACTTTCAACAACCTAACGATGGGCCTGCTCTTCCCCAATTACGTCTGATGAGCACCATGTTCCAGGGACTATTCCCTCCCATCCAGGTAGAAAAGGTACGTCACTCCGAGAGCCGGGAGACCACAAAGCTgatctctccatctcacGTAGTCCGCTCTTCCCACATTCCGTCgagtccttcttctctcataCTCTCACACTACCGGCTGCATCTCTTTCCGACACTACACCATCACTGTCAGACCTCACGGTGTTTCTCGACGGGTCCGAAAGCTCATCACTGCCACTGGGACAGTCAAGACATCCCGTCGTGCGCCCGATCTCTCAAATACCGAGGATATCGCCGACTATCTCCTTCGTCGTGCGGGATCCGAGTCAACGGCCGGATATGAGAGTCAGAGCGAGACCGAGGCGAGCGAAGCGGAGAGTGATACCAACGCAGTTGAGCTGCCGGAAGATTATGTCGGGCGAGGAAacaagaagggagagagaaaagctGTCAGACTGGTAGAGACTGGACCCAGGATGGAGCTGAAGCTTGTCAAGGTCGTCGAGGGCTTGGTAGGAAGTAAGCgtggggaaggggagacaGTCTTCCACGAGTTTGGTGAGTCTGTCAGATCATGTCTCAACAGCAGGTCGTCATGGACTGACTTGTCTTGTAGTGCACAAATCCAAATTTGAGGCGAACAGACTTCAACAAGCACACGATGAACGACGCAAGGCCAAGGAGGCCCGACGGGCTGAGCAAGCCGCTAATGTGGCtaggaagaagaaggctgccAAGGGCAAAGGAAAGGCggacgatggggatgaagatgatgaatcGGACCAGGAGCCCGACGTGGAAGGCTTGTCAGATATCGATcccgaggaagagctcgagGCTATGAGGAACCGTAAGGTCCAAATCGAAGAGGGTGACGAGGACTTTGCCTATGAGGATGGTGTGgcggatgacgaagatgatgatgatgaggatgaggatgagtgGGATGCGGATGTCGGTGCTGGTGATGTCAGTtctgaagaggaagaagaagaggtggatgagagcagcgaggatgaggctGTACGACCACCGCCCAAAAAGCGGGCCGGCAACAGGAAGTGATGCACGAGATGCAATGCATATCCTGATTATACATATTGACATAGATAtagtgatgatggtcgtAAGCTGAACATATGTGATTGATCGTCGCTCAAGCAGATAGCTCAGGCGGAGAAGTAGAACGGCAATTTGGTGCCGACACGTGTCCGGTATCGCACGTAGTCGTCACCAAAGAACTTGACAAGCCAGACTTCCTCGTCTGAAAAACGCTGTGAGCTCTCGGATCCTGATGACGTTCCGAGcgtcacactcaccaacgATACGATTTGAGAAGAACTTGCTcaggacgacgatgaaccCGATTGTCGAAAACACATTTCCGAGAAGCAATTGGGTAGCGACTGCCCAGTAGAAGAATCCTGTGTAAGCGGGATGACGTGACCATCTGAAATAAGGAATCCGTCAGTCCAAAGCTGTCCGCGAAGATTTGGGTTTCAGCTCACGAATAGATTCCATGTGTGACCAAAGTGTGGTCATCAtgcttcttgttcttgacGATGTGTGAGAAGGATTGAGCGGCCTGAATCATTGCGAGACTTCGAATGATCTGAGATCCAACCATGATGATAGTCACTGATTCACCTGCGGTGAGCTGGGCCATGCGTAATTTTTGAGTAGGATGTTGCTTACCAAGGATCAGCCAAGGGGTAGCAGCTAGTCTGGAGCCGAATCTCTGGGGATGGAAAATGGATACAAGGAAGTACTCGGTGAGTCCGAGGGCATGAGCGTAATGATATTGCTTTCCGTTGTTGAGCAGAAAAGCTGGATGGGCAGAAAATAGTCATTTCAGTGCCCGACGTCGACCGAGTAGCTTGGAGCAGACTCACCGTCTATGCTGAGTTTTTGCGGATTCCATCCTGCCGTAGTGAAGAATTCTAGCAAGTGGAAGATGGCCACCGCAGCGATGTAAATACCAAGTTGAGGTCTTGCCCAGCTTCCCGCAATGTACTGTGACAGAGGCTGCGCAGCGGAGGTCAATCCAGTAGCAGCAATAGCTCCCAGGATAGCTGAGATCACCGATACGGCCAGGATGGTATTGGGCAGACTACCCCGGATATAGTATTGATCCGTCTTTGGCAAAGCCAACGGTGAAGCAGTACCCGCAGTGGGTGTCGGCGACGGAGAAGGACTTTGCCGATTGACAGTGGGTCGGATCCCGTTGGGTGTCGGGAGGCGCGACGGATCGGGTGAAGGAgtcggagaggaagaaagcgatGGAATAGGAGTAACCACCTGGGGGGtagctgtgagtgtggtcaTGGTCTTCTGCGTCAATGTGTCCAGTCAATGAAGTCGTAGGTGAGATTTCgtggaagagtgagtgagtggatggatgaatACGAGAAGGGATAGGCCCCCCGTTTCTTTTTGAATGGGGACGAGGACAATAAGTCAAAGGCAAAACTCTACTCTGTCCATAACAACAGAAAAGAACAAAAGGACAATGTAAGAACGCGGGGTCTCCGATACAGGGAAAAACCCTGACAAACAACAAGGCGCGCGGGACCTGACAGCTGGGATGCCTAACAGGCAGCGTTTCGTGGAGCGCGCCTTTTTCTTCGTCAATGTTGTTCGTTTCCAACATCTCCCCGACTTGCTCTATTGAACATCTTCGCACCCTTTTCCGCGCCATCCAATCACTGAGCCGGGTCCATAGGCTTCGGAGGACCTGCACACATACTTGTCAGCAACCTATATCGCTTGGTAAAAGCGCGAGGATCCGCAAGATGGAGCCTCAAATATCGGTCCGtacctccatctcctcctcccttctgCACAAGCTGACTCTTTACGCATGACCCCTGTAATACGAAACAGTCTTTCCAACTTCGGGGCGCGATACATGATGCTATCTCACAtagagaagatgagatcaagTGAGCTCCCATAGGAAACTCGTATGTATGTCAAAGAAGCTGAGGCGTTTTAGTAGCGAGATCATACCGAAACATGCCGATTCGCTGAAAGAGCTCTATCTGTTGCTGGAGCCCAGACGGAGAAGCCCCAATGCGTTCCCGCGattggatgatgatgaagtgctggacgaagacgaagtgTCAAAGGGGTTTGAGGAATGGGAAACGCGGTACAGACTTGGCgaagggtgagttgacttcgcttctccaccagaggaaggagaagctgacTGGAGCGCACACAGCTCGAGTATCAGCAATCTGTCATTGCCTTCACTACCATCATTATCCCCTCCCACGACTTCTACGATATTCCCAGACGAAGCTGCTCCTTCAATCCCGACCCAAGCGTCATCCTCTGCTCTGTCTCAAACTGGGTTGAGTTCCGTACAACCCCAGCAGGAGCCAGTTGCAAGCTCATCGTCCCGACCATTCGACCCCTCACCTCACTCCATGTCTCCCACACACTCCTCTCAGCCTATAGGCATATCGCTATACGAGATACAACCCCCTCGATCTGCGTCCCGACCGGTAGTCTCGACATCCTATTCTCCGCCTCCGAAGCTGGAAGTCCCCGAATGGATCCCTGTCAACAACTACCATCCAGCGCAgtcatcttctcagccCAAGATCCTAATGCCTCTCGAGACTGAATATACAGCCAAGCTCCCTCGATTGCcgcctctccctcctcaggCATCTTCGCATAGACACCGACGGCGAAGTAAAGGCGATGACGGTAAAGTCGACTTGTATAAATTACACGTGTCATACAGCCTCAATCCCATCAGCGGAGCATTATCGAAATCGGCCAAGTGTGTATTGACAAGTGACTGGAAAGTCGCTTTATCGGAGCTGCGACATGTCAGAGCTATGGAGAGGAtagaagggaagaagaatgacggaagatggagtTTGAGACAACCGAAAAAACCTCGAGGGCCGCCTGTACCCAAATCCCATTGGGACTATATGTTGGAGGAAATGGAATGGATGAGAGTAGATTTCGCTGAGGAACGACGGTGGAAACTTGTTGAGGCAAGGGAACTCGCCTATCAGATCGTCGAATGGCATCTTGCATCACCAGATGAACAAGCGAAGCTCATGGTgggtggtcgaggatggGGGTTGAGCAAAGATGTCGCGATACCCGGACATTCCGGTCGGCAGATacgagtggaagaggaagaagtggcAGCCGATGCCAATCTGGCCCCAGGTTCagcggaagatgacgatgtggaGATGCTGGTaggccaagaagaagatatAGACGATGCAAGTGGCGACGCAGGGAAGGAGGTCTTGGAAACCATAAGTGAAATGAaagggatggaggtggagaaggaacaagGTGATGTGGAAATGGGCGGAGAATCAGATgcggatggagaagaagatgctgaAGGCGAAGTGGACGAGGGTGGAGATGTGGATGCCGAGGGTGAAGTCGATGCGGAAGGTGAGGCCGAGGCCGTGGGTGAAGATGTGATCGGTTTAGACGGTAGGTGTTTATCGTCTGGGAATATGGCTGACTAGTAAGACCTACACAATGCCGACGACCAGGATCAAGATCACGAGCACgatcgagagcgagaagcaTCGGAGGCCAGGCGCGATATCGTGTTGCCGAACGGTCTTGTCATCAACAAGCGCTTTGCCAATGTCGAGGAACTCGTTGCAGCTCGTAATCCGCTCCTTGATCTGCCTTTCACGATTGCAACTGTCGATCTCGAATCTATTCCCCAAATCCGCACCGCGTCCCCTCCAGATGATTTAGAGGTACCGACCCCTCCTTCCATCGTTGATCTCTTCCCCGACCTTGCGATGTATGCAGGGCCTGCTCCTCCCGAAGACGACAAGATCCACCGACGGCTTGACGAGGGTCACACATCTGGACATCGTATCGCACATACTTCTAGAATCATGGACATCCGCCCCATCCTGGTCTCTACACTGCAGCTTGCTAAGAACGTATCCGATGATCAGTGGGATATCCACGAAGGGCCTTACTTCGAAGATCCCGCAGGATCCACCGAGGTTAGTCCCACGGTCATTGCAGCGACATCGAGCGTTTTCTATGGCCGCGGCATACGTTCTCTCGACTCGATGCGGCCGCCAGAGCAGCCCAAACCGCCTTCTCAGCATCTGCGTCCTCAGCTGGTCtggagcgaggaagatgacaagtACCTCATCAAGCTGGTTGGCACATACCCCTTCCATTGGCAATTGATTGCGGACATGTTCAATACAGCAGTGGTCACTATTCCCACGGAGAAGCGAAGCGCTTATGAGTGTTGGCAGAGATGGTACTATACTTATGGTGAGGGCAAAGATAAGGTTAAAAAGCCAGAACCTTCCGTTCCTGCCGCTCCAACTCCTGCAACTGCACCTCAGACAGCGGCCGGAACACCGGCTCCGCAATCAGCTGGCGTCACGCCCGCACCTCAGTCGGCCGCTCAACCGTCAGCTACCACGTCGGCTGCAGCTACTCGTCCCGGCCAAACTCCGCAACAAACACCGACGACTATTTCAGTGCCCACATTGCCCACTCCCCAAGCAAACGGCTCAGACGCTCAGCCGGATGGcgctcctccaccaccggGGATGTCGAAGCGAGACAGACAGGCCGCGAAGCCGAAATACGAAGGCTCGAAGAAGTCAATACGGCATCAGGCCATATATGACGCTGCAAAGAGAATGAACAGAAGACGGGAAGCCAACAAGCAGAAGTCAAATGGTAAGTGTGCTTTACGGCCACTTTTAGCTTCAAGCTGACACTTGTTTTAGTCAAAGACCAACCGAAAAAAGCTATCAATGTCCACGAAAGCCATGTCAGCTATCTCATGTCGACCATCTCTACACCTTGGGAGCTGGTTGAAGCGAAATATCAACGAGATATGGCAGCTTTACAACAGCGTCAGCAACGTGTCCTACAGGAGCAACAACGCCAAGCTGCTATGCGTCAACAGGCCATGATGACGGctcaacagcagcaacaacaacaacaacaacagcagcagcagcagcaagcacagcaacaacaacaggcacagcaacaacaacaacagcagatgcatcagcaacaacaacaaccgCAGCAGCCGCAACAACCACAGCAATCGCAACAAATGCGTCCCCCTAATGGCCCTGTTCGCATGGGTCCCAACGGCCAGTCGCTGCCCAACATGGCACCGAGCCAACAGCAACTGCTCAACGCCGTGGCTGCCGCCAATGCTGTCAACAGACAGAATACGAATGGAGTGCCTGGTCCAAGTAACCCCAATGTCAGGCCGATGCCACCACAAGGTCAATTACCTCAAGTTCAACAGCAGATGCAGCTGTTGCAAGCACAACAGCTCGCCGCTCAACAAGCACAAGCCAGGGCTCAGCTGCAAGCGCAAGGTCGAGGATCAAACATGGGCACACCGCATTCCCAACCTGGTCAACTTGTCTCGTCGCCTTACACTCAAGCTGGGACCCCAAACGATGTGCCCAATGGTGACGGTACGAACAATGCCGGGATAATACCTCATTCGTCGCCCGCAATGCAAGCTGCACAAGGCTCTCCGCAACAAGTCGCACAAATGGGTCGGGTACCTTCCGGTCCTGTTCCTCAACATCTCCGTGTACCCAGTGGAGGCAACAACGGCTCGCCGCAAATGTCCAGTCCTGTGCTGATGCAGGCTGGCCAAA
This genomic interval from Kwoniella newhampshirensis strain CBS 13917 chromosome 4, whole genome shotgun sequence contains the following:
- a CDS encoding TIGR01458 family HAD hydrolase; this encodes MPNPLKLKALLIDLNGTLHIGHDSTPNAVTAIDRLRAARIPFIFCSNSTKESSASLLKKLRDMGFRAEQEDLMTSLGACRQLVEDRGLKRPLLLMSPSAKEEFASLPSSSDEKGYDSVILGLHEESLSYQGLNKAFRVLKGEPISPSSAATLPDHTTISTPALIAPHAAMYMQSPASSDLPAGLSLGIGPFVRALEEATSMKAEIVGKPTKGFFQLALKRLEADREGIRPDEVAVIGDDVNNDLGEGARELGLKRILVRTGKYRPDAEKSDHPPDKVCDTFSAFVDDLLK